A stretch of the Streptomyces venezuelae genome encodes the following:
- a CDS encoding SpoIIE family protein phosphatase encodes MAVLQIDGAGAISAWNEDAEHVFGYPAEKALGRPLAELAAWPQTPGTGTGIVEALGLSRWEGSYGIRGADGRVIPVYASHLRVRDAHGEPSTVCLLVHDDERAVLQSPARVPAEDGRLSEPRTADPFEVFIGSPAPDDLDGLLQRTVERARDMLDADAAFLLLATDDETELEVRATTGLPSTRQRFARVPVEAGTSRFGSARMPAVHDDIGIVPGAVPLLDTTGMRSVVTVPLKVEGRLTGSLGVAAETPGRYSNDEALRLQFAADRIALAVESARLGELERLRRGSLSFLVEASDLLAGTLDRDQTLALMAQMTVPTLATWCAVYTITDQTSDPYLSYVLHEDEDRIDALKALLVQVDPPEPVTETGARPWPAAASAVHAETVVLPLLARNRVIGMLTLGKPHEEHFRQEILELAEDLSRRAALALDNARLYSERTAISRSLQRSLLPPGSPAIPGMEVEVIYRAAGEGNEVGGDFYDVFPIRDGAYGFAIGDVCGTGPEAAAVTGLARHALRLLAREGLGGPAVLERLNAAILDEGARSRFLTLLYGELHPQPDGGALMKVVCAGHPLPLRLRPDGQVLPAADPQPLLGVIDDLDLYEQTLTLDPGDVLLCVTDGVTERREGARMLGDDGLTDVLTTCTGLTAGAVASRVLRAVERFAAEPASDDMAILAFRVPEQRSGD; translated from the coding sequence GTGGCCGTCCTCCAGATCGACGGAGCCGGCGCCATCTCCGCCTGGAACGAGGACGCCGAGCATGTCTTCGGCTACCCCGCCGAAAAGGCACTCGGCCGGCCCCTCGCCGAGCTCGCCGCCTGGCCGCAGACCCCCGGCACCGGAACCGGAATCGTCGAGGCCCTGGGCCTGTCCCGCTGGGAGGGCAGCTACGGCATCCGCGGCGCGGACGGCCGGGTCATCCCCGTCTACGCCTCCCACCTGCGGGTCCGCGATGCCCACGGCGAACCCTCCACGGTCTGCCTGCTGGTCCACGACGACGAGCGCGCCGTCCTGCAGAGCCCGGCCCGGGTCCCCGCCGAGGACGGCCGGCTCTCCGAACCGCGGACGGCGGACCCCTTCGAGGTGTTCATCGGCTCCCCCGCCCCCGACGACCTCGACGGACTCCTCCAGCGGACCGTCGAACGGGCCCGCGACATGCTCGACGCCGACGCCGCCTTCCTGCTGCTCGCCACCGACGACGAGACCGAGCTCGAAGTCCGCGCCACCACCGGCCTCCCCTCCACCCGCCAGCGGTTCGCCCGGGTCCCCGTGGAAGCCGGCACCAGCCGCTTCGGCTCCGCCCGGATGCCCGCCGTCCACGACGACATCGGCATCGTCCCCGGCGCCGTCCCCCTCCTGGACACCACCGGCATGCGGTCCGTGGTCACCGTCCCCCTCAAGGTGGAGGGCCGCCTCACCGGCTCGCTCGGGGTGGCCGCCGAAACACCCGGCCGGTACTCCAACGACGAGGCCCTGCGCCTCCAGTTCGCCGCCGACCGGATCGCCCTCGCCGTGGAATCCGCCCGCCTCGGCGAGCTGGAACGGCTGCGCCGAGGCTCGCTGTCCTTCCTGGTGGAGGCCTCCGACCTGCTGGCCGGCACCCTCGACCGGGACCAGACCCTGGCCCTGATGGCCCAGATGACCGTCCCCACCCTCGCCACCTGGTGCGCCGTCTACACCATCACCGACCAGACCTCCGACCCCTACCTGTCGTACGTACTCCACGAGGACGAGGACCGGATCGACGCCCTCAAGGCGCTCCTGGTCCAGGTGGACCCCCCGGAACCGGTGACCGAGACCGGCGCCCGGCCCTGGCCGGCGGCAGCCTCCGCGGTGCACGCCGAGACCGTGGTCCTGCCACTTCTCGCCCGCAACCGAGTGATCGGCATGCTCACCCTCGGCAAACCGCACGAGGAGCACTTCCGCCAGGAGATCCTCGAACTCGCCGAGGACCTCTCCCGGCGCGCCGCCCTGGCCCTGGACAACGCCCGCCTGTACTCGGAACGCACGGCGATCAGCCGCTCCCTCCAGCGCAGCCTGCTGCCGCCCGGCTCCCCCGCGATCCCCGGCATGGAGGTCGAGGTGATCTACCGGGCGGCCGGCGAGGGCAACGAGGTCGGCGGCGACTTCTACGACGTCTTCCCGATCCGCGACGGCGCGTACGGCTTCGCCATCGGCGACGTCTGCGGTACCGGCCCGGAGGCAGCCGCGGTCACCGGCCTGGCCCGGCACGCCCTGCGGCTGCTGGCCCGCGAGGGCCTGGGCGGCCCGGCCGTGCTGGAGCGGCTGAACGCGGCCATCCTCGACGAGGGCGCCCGCAGCCGCTTCCTCACCCTGCTGTACGGGGAGCTCCACCCGCAGCCGGACGGCGGCGCCCTGATGAAGGTGGTCTGTGCCGGCCATCCGCTGCCCCTGCGGCTCCGCCCGGACGGCCAGGTCCTGCCGGCAGCGGACCCGCAACCGCTGCTCGGCGTGATCGACGACCTCGACCTGTACGAACAGACCCTGACCCTCGACCCCGGCGACGTCCTGCTGTGCGTCACGGACGGTGTGACGGAACGCCGCGAGGGCGCCCGCATGCTGGGCGACGACGGCCTCACGGACGTCCTGACCACCTGCACGGGCCTCACGGCCGGCGCGGTCGCCTCCCGCGTCCTGCGCGCGGTGGAACGCTTCGCGGCGGAACCGGCCTCGGACGACATGGCAATCCTGGCATTCCGCGTCCCGGAACAGCGATCAGGCGACTAG
- a CDS encoding ribonuclease J — MSHPHPELGPPPKLPKGGLRVTPLGGLGEIGRNMTVFEFDGRLLIVDCGVLFPEEEQPGIDLILPDFSSIRDRLDQIDGIVLTHGHEDHIGAVPYLLREKPDIPLIGSKLTLALIEAKLQEHRIRPYTLEVKEGDRERLGNFDCEFIAVNHSIPDALAVAIRTPAGLVVATGDFKMDQLPMDNRLTDLHAFARLSEEGIDLLLSDSTNAEVPGFVPPERDISNVIRGVFAGAQKRIIVASFASHVHRIQQILDAAHEYGRRVAFVGRSMVRNMGIARDLGYLRVPAGLVVDVRSLDDLPDDEVVLVCTGSQGEPMAALSRMANRDHQIRIVPGDTVILASSLIPGNENAVYRVINGLTRWGANVVHKGNAKVHVSGHASAGELLYFYNICKPKNLMPVHGEWRHLRANAELGALTGVPKDHIVIAEDGVVVDLIDGRARITGKVQAGYVYVDGLSVGDVTEVHLKDRRILGDEGIVSVFVVVDSTTGKVVGGPNINARGSGIEDSAFAAVLPKIEEAIAKAASDGVAEPHQLQQLIRRTLGKWVSDSYRRRPMILPVVVEV, encoded by the coding sequence TTGAGCCATCCGCATCCGGAACTCGGCCCGCCGCCGAAGCTGCCCAAGGGCGGCCTTCGCGTCACCCCTCTGGGTGGCCTGGGCGAAATCGGCCGGAACATGACCGTCTTCGAGTTCGACGGCCGACTGCTGATCGTCGACTGCGGCGTCCTCTTCCCCGAGGAGGAGCAGCCGGGCATCGACCTGATCCTGCCGGACTTCTCGTCCATCAGGGACCGCCTCGACCAGATCGACGGCATCGTCCTCACCCACGGCCACGAGGACCACATCGGCGCCGTCCCCTACCTCCTCCGGGAGAAGCCGGACATCCCGCTGATCGGCTCCAAGCTGACGCTCGCCCTGATCGAGGCGAAGCTCCAGGAGCACCGCATCCGCCCCTACACCCTCGAGGTGAAGGAAGGGGACCGGGAGCGCCTCGGCAACTTCGACTGCGAGTTCATCGCGGTCAACCACTCCATCCCGGACGCCCTGGCCGTCGCCATCCGGACCCCCGCGGGTCTGGTCGTCGCCACCGGCGACTTCAAGATGGACCAGCTCCCGATGGACAACCGCCTCACGGACCTGCACGCCTTCGCGCGGCTGAGCGAGGAGGGCATCGACCTCCTTCTCTCGGACTCGACGAACGCCGAGGTCCCGGGCTTCGTCCCGCCCGAGCGCGACATCTCCAACGTGATCCGCGGCGTCTTCGCCGGCGCCCAGAAGCGGATCATCGTCGCCTCCTTCGCCAGCCATGTGCACCGCATCCAGCAGATCCTGGACGCGGCCCACGAGTACGGACGACGGGTGGCCTTCGTCGGCCGCTCGATGGTCCGGAACATGGGCATCGCCCGCGACCTGGGCTACCTCCGGGTCCCGGCCGGCCTCGTCGTGGACGTGCGCTCGCTGGACGACCTGCCGGACGACGAGGTCGTGCTGGTCTGTACGGGTTCCCAGGGCGAGCCGATGGCCGCCCTGTCCCGGATGGCCAACCGCGACCACCAGATCCGGATCGTCCCGGGCGACACGGTGATCCTGGCGTCCTCGCTGATCCCCGGCAACGAGAACGCGGTCTACCGCGTGATCAACGGCCTGACCCGCTGGGGCGCCAACGTCGTCCACAAGGGCAACGCCAAGGTCCACGTCTCGGGCCACGCCTCGGCCGGCGAGCTGCTGTACTTCTACAACATCTGCAAGCCGAAGAACCTCATGCCGGTCCACGGCGAATGGCGCCACCTGCGCGCCAATGCCGAGCTCGGCGCCCTGACGGGTGTTCCCAAGGACCACATCGTCATTGCCGAGGACGGCGTGGTCGTCGACCTGATCGACGGCCGTGCGCGGATCACCGGCAAGGTCCAGGCCGGCTACGTGTACGTCGACGGCCTCTCGGTCGGCGATGTCACCGAGGTCCACCTCAAGGACCGCCGCATCCTCGGCGACGAGGGCATCGTCTCGGTCTTCGTGGTGGTCGACAGCACGACCGGCAAGGTCGTCGGCGGCCCGAACATCAACGCCCGCGGCTCGGGCATCGAGGACTCCGCCTTCGCGGCGGTGCTCCCGAAGATCGAGGAGGCCATCGCCAAGGCCGCCTCGGACGGCGTGGCCGAACCCCACCAGCTGCAGCAGCTCATCCGCCGCACGCTGGGCAAATGGGTCTCCGACAGCTACCGTCGCCGCCCGATGATCCTCCCGGTCGTCGTCGAGGTCTGA
- the dapA gene encoding 4-hydroxy-tetrahydrodipicolinate synthase encodes MAPISTPQTPFGRVLTAMITPFTADGALDLDGAQQLAVHLVDAGNDGLIINGTTGESPTTTDAEKNDLVRAVLEAVGDRAHVVAGIGTNDTHHTLELARQAERTGAHGLLAVTPYYNKPPQEGLYRHFSAIADATELPVMLYDIPGRSGVPINTETLVRLAEHPRIVANKDAKGDLGRASWAIAQSGLAWYSGDDMLNLPLLSVGAVGFVSVVGHVVTPELRSLLEAHLGGDVQKATEIHQKLLPVFTGMFRTQGVMTTKAALALQGLPAGPLRLPMIGLTDEETAQLKIDLAAGGVQL; translated from the coding sequence ATGGCTCCGATCTCGACTCCGCAGACCCCCTTCGGGCGGGTCCTCACCGCCATGATCACGCCGTTCACGGCGGATGGCGCACTCGACCTCGACGGCGCGCAGCAGCTCGCCGTCCACCTGGTGGACGCAGGCAACGACGGCCTGATCATCAACGGGACCACCGGTGAGTCCCCGACCACCACCGACGCGGAGAAAAACGACCTCGTACGAGCCGTGCTCGAGGCGGTCGGCGACCGCGCCCACGTCGTCGCCGGCATCGGCACCAACGACACCCACCACACCCTCGAGCTCGCCCGCCAGGCCGAGCGCACCGGCGCACACGGCCTGCTCGCCGTCACCCCGTACTACAACAAGCCCCCTCAGGAGGGTTTGTACCGGCACTTCTCGGCCATCGCCGACGCCACCGAGCTCCCGGTCATGCTGTACGACATCCCCGGCCGCAGCGGCGTCCCGATCAACACCGAGACCCTGGTCCGGCTGGCCGAGCACCCGCGCATCGTCGCCAACAAGGACGCCAAGGGCGACCTCGGCCGCGCCAGCTGGGCCATCGCCCAGAGCGGCCTGGCCTGGTACTCCGGCGACGACATGCTGAACCTCCCGCTCCTCTCGGTCGGCGCAGTCGGTTTCGTCTCGGTCGTCGGCCACGTGGTCACCCCGGAACTGCGCTCCCTGCTGGAGGCCCACCTCGGCGGCGACGTGCAGAAGGCCACCGAGATCCACCAGAAGCTGCTCCCCGTCTTCACCGGAATGTTCCGCACCCAGGGCGTCATGACCACCAAGGCCGCCCTGGCCCTGCAGGGCCTCCCGGCCGGCCCGCTGCGCCTTCCGATGATCGGACTGACCGACGAGGAGACCGCGCAGCTCAAGATCGATCTTGCCGCCGGCGGGGTACAGCTCTGA
- the thyX gene encoding FAD-dependent thymidylate synthase, with the protein MSETPELKIDFRSDVTVDLVKHSAADSDVLWAARVSTAGEQSLDELQKDPERSKGLINYLMRDRHGSPFEHNSMTFFISAPIFVFREFMRHRVGWSYNEESGRYRELQPVFYVPDAARKLVQEGRPGKYVFVEGTQAQQELTGRVMEDSYRQAYEAYREMLAAGVAREVARSVLPVGLFSSMYATCNARSLMHFLGLRTQHELAAVPSFPQREIEMVGEQMEEHWARLMPLTYAAFNANGRVAP; encoded by the coding sequence GTGAGCGAGACCCCCGAGCTGAAGATCGACTTCCGAAGCGACGTGACCGTCGACTTGGTGAAGCACTCCGCCGCAGACTCCGACGTGCTGTGGGCCGCCCGTGTCTCCACGGCCGGTGAGCAGTCCCTCGACGAGCTGCAGAAGGACCCCGAGCGCTCCAAGGGCCTGATCAACTACCTGATGCGGGACCGGCACGGCAGCCCGTTCGAGCACAACTCGATGACGTTCTTCATCAGCGCCCCGATCTTCGTGTTCCGCGAGTTCATGCGGCACCGGGTCGGCTGGTCCTACAACGAGGAATCCGGCCGCTACCGGGAGCTCCAGCCGGTCTTCTACGTACCGGACGCGGCCCGCAAGCTGGTCCAGGAGGGCCGCCCGGGCAAGTACGTGTTCGTCGAGGGCACCCAGGCCCAGCAGGAGCTGACCGGCCGGGTCATGGAGGACTCGTACCGCCAGGCGTACGAGGCGTACCGGGAGATGCTGGCGGCGGGCGTGGCCCGGGAGGTTGCCCGTTCGGTCCTGCCGGTCGGACTTTTCTCCTCGATGTACGCCACCTGCAACGCGCGCTCGCTGATGCACTTCCTCGGGCTGCGCACCCAGCACGAGCTCGCGGCGGTGCCCTCCTTCCCGCAGCGGGAGATCGAGATGGTCGGCGAGCAGATGGAGGAGCACTGGGCCCGGCTGATGCCGCTGACCTACGCGGCCTTCAATGCGAACGGCCGAGTGGCCCCGTAA